One Candidatus Methylomirabilota bacterium genomic window, TTGGTGACGTCGGAGACCTCGAGGCGCTCTTCGCTGCTGATGACGAACGAAGTGCTGAATACCTTCATCGTGTGCTGTCTCCGTGACGCGTATCGTGGCAGTTTGGCTGGCCAGCGCCAGCAGGGCCGCGTCAAGACCAACGGGTACGATAACGACAACAAACCGTCAAAGTCAACCTTACACACGCCCCCCCTCCAGCCGCCAAAAGCCTAAACCGCCTTGGGATCGAGCAAATCCCTGAGCCCGTCGCCCAACATATTCAGGCCGAGCACGGTGATCGCGATGGCGCCGTCGGGGAAGAGCGCGAACGATCGATGCCCTGAGCCGTGCGCGCGGAGAAATCCCCTCAGGCGCGCGCGAACTGCCTGACCCCGGTGGCCCTGGCAGCGGCTCTCAAGGCGTGGTCCCTGGTGGCGAGGGGAAGCTGTTCCCGCATCGCCAGATGGAGGTAGGCGGCGTCATACGCGGACAGCTGGTGCGCCGTGGCCAGCCCCAGAAGGCCGGGGATCTCCCCAATCGTGATCGGGCTATCCACCACCACCGGTAGCTCGCCGACCAGCTCGAGAAATCGCATGGCGGCGGCGCGGCTGAGGCGCCGGCGACGTTCGGCCATCACCAGCACGTTCGCCACTTCGAGTGGCCACAGCGCGGGGACCACCGCCGCCCCGTCCGCCAGAGCCTCCAGGACAGCATCCGCGTACCGATCGGCTTCGCTCTCGAAGCACCACGCCATGGCCACGGAGCAGTCCAGAACGAGCCGGGTCACCTCCGCCCCTGGGCGATGAGGGCGCGAAGGGAGCGCCCGCCGAGACGCCGGCCTTTCCGAAACGCCTGGAGCGCGTTGATGACATCGTCCAGCGCCACACGCCGCACGCCAGCGGCCGGAACCAGCATGGCGACCGGGACGCCGTGTTTCGTGATCGTGACCCGGGCGCCCTTGGCCACCTCGTCGATCAACCGCGGAAGCTGCGTCTTGGCCTCGTACACTCCTACCGTCGTCATGCCGTCCCCCCGCTTAAGACCAGGCTCAGACCAGAATAGGTGGAGCGGGCCGCGGCGTCAAGGCGTCTCGAGGGTGGCCGTTCGGCGCGGGTCCGGCGCAACGGCAGGCCCAGCGCGAGCCCGCTCTCACGGAGGCGAGGCCGCCGGGCGGGAGGGCTGCTCGAAGAGCGTGACGCCGTCACGCGTCATGCGATCGACGGTTGCCCGCGCCGCCTCGTACTCCACCTCGGTGTAGAGGTGCGGCTCGAGCCGCGGCACGCCGAGCGCGCGCTTCACGTCCGCGTAGGCGTCCGGTCGCGGGGCCCCGCGATAGACGACGAGCAGGTCGACGTCGCTGGCGACCGTGTGGGTACCCCGCGCGCAGGAGCCGAACAGGACGACCCTGACGAGGGGAAGCGCCGCTCCGAGGCGGTCGAGCCGCGCCTGGAGCGTCCGCACCAGCCCCGCCCTATCGAAGGCGGGATAGAAGATCCGCACAGAACCTGATGATCTCATCGGCATGGCCGATCAGCCGGGTCGCCTCGCCCTTCGTGTAGCGCGTCCGCGGTGAACCCGACGGATGCGCGTTCGGGTATCGGGTGGGAATGTAGGCCTTGTCGAGCTCGAGCCCGCTTTCCACGAGGGAGTCGGGAACGGCGTGGCGCTGGCTCAGCTCCGTGAGCAGGTCGGCCACCGCGTGGCCCCACGCCTCGGCACCAATCGCCTGGAAGACCGCCTTGACAGCCTCCTCGGCAGCCTGCTGGGCGGAAAAGCACGCCCATTCGTAGTAGCCACCGTCCAGGTCGCTCCGGGCATGCCGGAGATCGCCTTCCGCCTGGTCCAACCAATCACGGCTGCGCTCCACCCTACCGCTCCTTCCAGCGCCGACCCTTACGGTCGGCGCCTCAGCCGCGGCGGCCCCGCCCCCGACGTTTTACCGAACGACGCTGGGCGGCCGCCGTCGGCTGCAGACGCGTATTGAGCGGCGCCGCGGCGCCGGCCCGTCCACGGCGCCCCTGGCGGATGACCCGGACGAGTTCGTCAGTGGTCACGGCAGCCCGAACGCCAGGCACATTCAGTGGCGATCGACCCGCCCGGAGGGGCTGCACAGTGAAAAGGCGCCCATCCCGACGTCGGATTCGGACTTCGCCCTCACGCGACGCACGATCGAGAATCGATGCCAGCTCCTGACGTGCACGCGAGTAGGTGAACACCTTCATGATGGGACCTCCACAATACTGAGCCCGACGCGCGCCGCTGCCCGGCGCAGCGCCCGATCCAGTGTCAAGAGTGGCGCCCGCCGGGTGCGGGCGGCTTCGAGCAGGTAGCCATCATAGGCATACAGGCCATGAGCACTGGCTAGATCAACCGCCCGTTCCAAGTCGATCCCCACAGTTTCCAGCGGAATCGCCTCGAAGGACCGCACCACCCGACGCGCATGCGCTCTGGTAAGCCGCCGTCGGCGCACCAGAGCCGAAAGCGCGTTTCCCACCTCCCACGGAACGGATGGCGGCACGCACAACGTTGCGCCGGTCGTCAGCTGGATCAGCGCCTCCCGCTCCGGCTCCTCAAGCAGCACAGCCAGGACCGCGGAGGTGTCCACGACCAGATCCATGTTGTTTCAGACCTGTACAATTGTACTCCGAACAAGCTCCAGACGGCCACCCCCGAACTCCAAATTCCATCCCAACGTCGCGGGGACGAACAGACGAACGGTGGGGCGTGCTGGTCGCTCATGCCGCCCTGGGGTCCAGGAGATCTCTGAGCCCGTCGCCCAACATGTTCAGGCCGAGCACGGTGAGCGCAATGGCGCCGCCGGGGAAGAGCGCGAACGAGGGGTTCAGCGACAGGAAGTTCTGCGCCTCCTTGAGCATGAGGCCCCAGGAGGGATGGGGGGGCTGCGTGCCCAGACCGAGGTAGGCCAGGCCCGCCTCGGCCAGGATGGCCACGGGAAAGCTCGTCGTGGCCTGCACGATGAGGGGCGGCAGCGTGTTGGGCAGGATGTGGCGGGCGACCAGGCGCCGGTCGGCCGCGCCGAGCGCCCGCACGGCCAGGACGAACTCGCGCCCGCGCAGCTCGAGGAAGCTGCCGCGCGTGAGCCGCGCGAAGGCGGGGACGAAGGCGATGCCGATCGCCACCATGCTGATCACGATCCCCGGGCTGAAGACGGCCGCGAAGAGGAGCGCCGCCAGGATGGCGGGAAACCCCTGCACCGCGTCGACGAGCCGCATCAGGATCTCGTCCGGCCAGCCGCCCACGTAGCCGCTGAGCATGCCGATCAGCAGGCCCACCA contains:
- a CDS encoding type II toxin-antitoxin system VapC family toxin; this encodes MTRLVLDCSVAMAWCFESEADRYADAVLEALADGAAVVPALWPLEVANVLVMAERRRRLSRAAAMRFLELVGELPVVVDSPITIGEIPGLLGLATAHQLSAYDAAYLHLAMREQLPLATRDHALRAAARATGVRQFARA
- a CDS encoding type II toxin-antitoxin system prevent-host-death family antitoxin, whose product is MTTVGVYEAKTQLPRLIDEVAKGARVTITKHGVPVAMLVPAAGVRRVALDDVINALQAFRKGRRLGGRSLRALIAQGRR
- a CDS encoding nucleotidyltransferase domain-containing protein gives rise to the protein MRIFYPAFDRAGLVRTLQARLDRLGAALPLVRVVLFGSCARGTHTVASDVDLLVVYRGAPRPDAYADVKRALGVPRLEPHLYTEVEYEAARATVDRMTRDGVTLFEQPSRPAASPP
- a CDS encoding HEPN domain-containing protein, with the translated sequence MERSRDWLDQAEGDLRHARSDLDGGYYEWACFSAQQAAEEAVKAVFQAIGAEAWGHAVADLLTELSQRHAVPDSLVESGLELDKAYIPTRYPNAHPSGSPRTRYTKGEATRLIGHADEIIRFCADLLSRLR
- a CDS encoding type II toxin-antitoxin system VapC family toxin, producing MDLVVDTSAVLAVLLEEPEREALIQLTTGATLCVPPSVPWEVGNALSALVRRRRLTRAHARRVVRSFEAIPLETVGIDLERAVDLASAHGLYAYDGYLLEAARTRRAPLLTLDRALRRAAARVGLSIVEVPS
- a CDS encoding ABC transporter permease — encoded protein: HLTFLVGVAITVALVATAMLSLLWTPADPLAMSITGRLQGPSGAHPFGTDQYGRDILSRVMVGAVTSIAVGVIAVGIGAVVGLLIGMLSGYVGGWPDEILMRLVDAVQGFPAILAALLFAAVFSPGIVISMVAIGIAFVPAFARLTRGSFLELRGREFVLAVRALGAADRRLVARHILPNTLPPLIVQATTSFPVAILAEAGLAYLGLGTQPPHPSWGLMLKEAQNFLSLNPSFALFPGGAIALTVLGLNMLGDGLRDLLDPRAA